A genomic segment from Propioniciclava sp. MC1595 encodes:
- a CDS encoding MaoC/PaaZ C-terminal domain-containing protein, which produces MADLVFSELPAIAPLLVKGVAGGIGAKGGRPLPERSAIVASHKQDLARLAAYNRVCGFTLRDQVPATWLHVLTFPLQTALLAAKDFPYALAGLVHASNSMTLHRPVGVGEELALIVRTGNARAHRKGALFDVIGEVRGKGGQVAWSGTSTYLALGAKAPAGEQPAEPAASVVELPAPSQQWRLPGDLGRQYAEVSGDVNPIHLNALTARLFGFKRPIVHGMWTHARSLAALGPRLPEAYAVDVRFTKPILLPNKVGFATDGSAFAVTNRDGKPYLTGAITAA; this is translated from the coding sequence ATGGCTGACCTCGTCTTCTCCGAGCTCCCCGCCATCGCCCCACTGCTCGTCAAGGGCGTGGCCGGCGGGATCGGCGCCAAGGGTGGCCGCCCGCTGCCCGAGCGGTCCGCGATCGTGGCCTCGCACAAGCAGGACCTGGCCCGCCTCGCCGCCTACAACCGGGTGTGCGGGTTCACCCTGCGCGACCAGGTGCCGGCGACGTGGCTGCACGTGCTGACGTTCCCGCTCCAGACCGCGCTGCTCGCGGCGAAGGACTTCCCCTACGCCCTGGCCGGCTTGGTCCACGCCTCCAACAGCATGACGCTGCACCGCCCCGTCGGGGTGGGGGAGGAACTGGCGCTGATCGTGCGCACCGGCAACGCCCGGGCCCACCGCAAGGGCGCCCTGTTCGACGTCATCGGCGAGGTGCGCGGCAAGGGCGGCCAGGTCGCCTGGAGCGGCACCAGCACCTACCTGGCGCTCGGGGCCAAGGCCCCGGCCGGGGAGCAGCCGGCCGAGCCCGCGGCGTCCGTGGTCGAGCTGCCGGCACCGAGCCAGCAGTGGCGCCTGCCCGGCGACCTGGGCCGGCAGTACGCCGAGGTGTCGGGCGACGTGAACCCGATCCACCTCAACGCGCTGACCGCGCGGCTGTTCGGCTTCAAGCGGCCGATCGTGCACGGCATGTGGACGCACGCGCGCTCCCTCGCCGCGCTCGGCCCGCGCCTGCCCGAGGCGTACGCGGTGGACGTGCGGTTCACCAAGCCGATCCTGCTGCCGAACAAGGTGGGCTTCGCCACCGACGGGTCGGCCTTCGCCGTCACCAACCGCGACGGCAAGCCCTACCTGACCGGGGCGATCACCGCCGCCTGA
- a CDS encoding DUF2200 domain-containing protein, with translation MTRHRIFGIPFADIYPHYVTKAQKKGYTVADLHTVLEWLTGYDEAGIAEAVADQRDLETFFAQAPKLNPNAGLIAGVICGYRVEEIEDPLMQRIRWMDKLVDELAKGKKMASILRS, from the coding sequence GTGACGCGACACCGCATCTTCGGCATCCCGTTCGCCGACATCTACCCGCACTACGTCACCAAGGCGCAGAAGAAGGGGTACACCGTCGCGGACCTGCACACGGTGCTGGAGTGGCTGACCGGCTACGACGAGGCCGGCATCGCCGAGGCGGTCGCCGACCAGCGCGACCTGGAGACGTTCTTCGCGCAGGCGCCGAAGCTGAACCCGAACGCGGGCCTGATCGCCGGCGTCATCTGCGGGTACCGCGTCGAGGAGATCGAGGACCCGCTGATGCAGCGGATCCGCTGGATGGACAAGCTCGTCGACGAGCTCGCCAAGGGCAAGAAGATGGCCTCGATCCTGCGGTCCTGA
- a CDS encoding DMT family transporter: MDRSTRTGVLAALGTEALYGGSFVFTKGVTATIDPFTLLAWRFATALAVLGVLVALRVVRLSLDRAVVKPLLVLALLQPLVYYTAETYGVMRTTASESALIISAIPVAMLATAAVLLGTRPSRRQAAGIAVTLVGVLVTVVAGGLSARFDAWGYALLFVAVLAFSLYAALAHRFAHTRDVDRTFVMVASGAVVFGTIAAAQHAAGGTLGRLATLPLAEPSFGLSVAALALGPTIGAFFLQNVAIRNLGATRFSTFIGISTLVTLALGAAVLGERLGWAQLLGGAAILGGVYLANRPRRGEPAALPDQAVA, translated from the coding sequence ATGGACAGGTCGACGCGCACGGGGGTGCTGGCGGCGCTCGGCACCGAGGCGCTGTACGGCGGCTCGTTCGTCTTCACCAAGGGCGTGACCGCCACGATCGACCCGTTCACGCTGCTGGCCTGGCGGTTCGCGACGGCCCTGGCCGTCCTGGGCGTGCTGGTCGCGCTGCGCGTCGTCCGGCTCTCCCTCGACCGCGCCGTGGTGAAGCCCCTGCTGGTGCTCGCGCTGCTGCAGCCGCTGGTCTACTACACGGCCGAGACGTACGGCGTCATGCGCACGACGGCGTCGGAGAGCGCGCTGATCATCTCGGCGATCCCCGTGGCGATGCTGGCGACGGCGGCGGTGCTCCTGGGGACCAGGCCCTCGCGGCGGCAGGCCGCGGGCATCGCGGTCACCCTGGTCGGCGTCCTCGTCACGGTCGTCGCCGGCGGCCTCTCGGCCCGGTTCGACGCGTGGGGTTACGCCCTGCTGTTCGTCGCCGTCCTCGCGTTCTCGCTGTACGCCGCCCTCGCGCACCGGTTCGCCCACACCCGCGACGTCGACCGGACGTTCGTGATGGTCGCCTCCGGCGCCGTCGTGTTCGGGACCATCGCCGCGGCCCAGCACGCCGCCGGCGGGACGCTGGGCAGGCTGGCCACGCTGCCGCTGGCGGAGCCCTCGTTCGGACTGTCGGTCGCGGCGCTGGCACTCGGGCCGACCATCGGGGCGTTCTTCCTGCAGAACGTGGCGATCCGGAACCTGGGCGCCACCCGCTTCTCGACGTTCATCGGCATCTCGACGCTGGTCACCCTCGCGCTCGGCGCCGCCGTGCTCGGCGAGCGGCTGGGGTGGGCCCAGTTGCTGGGCGGGGCCGCGATCCTGGGCGGCGTCTACCTCGCCAATCGTCCGCGACGGGGCGAGCCGGCGGCCCTCCCCGACCAGGCCGTGGCCTGA
- a CDS encoding DUF2975 domain-containing protein, which yields MSRPLRIALWALIVSLALGVLVVAGLMLPLAAFQAAESYPEYAYLAWPFLLSFWAACAAALVVLGVAARLVGLAASGQLLSRATQGPLAVAIGGFGAMAVVFLGLNGVLTFVVGQNHPSVFLALLGLGLICLTAALALVAAKGQVARASALADEVEAFV from the coding sequence ATGTCCCGCCCCCTGCGCATCGCCCTCTGGGCCCTCATCGTCTCCCTGGCGCTCGGCGTCCTGGTCGTGGCCGGACTGATGCTCCCGCTGGCCGCGTTCCAGGCCGCCGAGTCCTACCCCGAGTACGCCTACCTGGCCTGGCCCTTCCTGCTCTCCTTCTGGGCGGCCTGTGCCGCGGCCCTCGTGGTGCTCGGTGTGGCCGCCCGCCTGGTCGGGCTCGCGGCGTCCGGGCAGCTGCTGAGCCGGGCCACCCAAGGCCCGCTCGCGGTGGCGATCGGCGGGTTCGGCGCGATGGCGGTGGTGTTCCTGGGCCTGAACGGGGTGCTGACGTTCGTCGTGGGGCAGAACCACCCGAGCGTGTTCCTGGCGCTGCTCGGCCTGGGGCTGATCTGCCTGACCGCAGCCCTGGCGCTGGTGGCCGCCAAGGGGCAGGTCGCCCGTGCGTCGGCCCTCGCCGACGAGGTGGAGGCGTTCGTCTGA
- a CDS encoding helix-turn-helix transcriptional regulator, whose protein sequence is MIEVSLDVVLATRKMTLTELSERVGITPANLSNLKNGRARGVRFSTLAAICRELDCQPGDLLTYSPAD, encoded by the coding sequence ATGATCGAGGTGTCCCTCGACGTGGTACTGGCCACGCGCAAGATGACGCTCACCGAGCTCTCCGAGCGGGTGGGGATCACGCCCGCCAACCTGTCCAACCTGAAGAACGGCCGCGCCCGCGGCGTCCGGTTCTCGACGCTGGCCGCGATCTGTCGCGAGCTCGACTGCCAGCCCGGCGACCTGTTGACCTACTCCCCGGCCGACTGA